One window of the Benincasa hispida cultivar B227 chromosome 3, ASM972705v1, whole genome shotgun sequence genome contains the following:
- the LOC120074732 gene encoding uncharacterized protein LOC120074732 — translation MAKDGPNWDGLLKWSLAHSDGTRPNRNLSEEDRRWFMEAMQAQSVDVVQRMKEITQVMQTPEQVLEAQGVNSEDIEDMLDELQEHVESIDMANDLHSIGGLHPLLGYLKNPHANIRAKAAEVVTTIVQNNPRSQQLVMELNGLESLLMNFTSDPDVTARTKALGAISSLIRYNKPGIAAFRLANGYAGLRDALGSESVRFQRKALNLVHYLLHENTSDCHIVNELGFPRIMLHLASSDDAEVREAALRGLLELAKDKTGENGGGLGEDDDKLKQVLEERIKGISLLSPEDLGAAREERQLVDSLWNTCYKEPSSLREKGLLVLPGEDAPPPDVASKHFEPPLRAWSGRPPADTSPKTEKKETPLLLGLGSAPAPAPAPEARDVTSSSTSNTKEEVDSTS, via the exons ATGGCGAAAGACGGTCCCAACTGGGATGGGTTGCTCAAATGGAGTCTTGCTCACTCCGACGGAACTCGCCCTAATCGTAATTTGAg TGAGGAGGATAGGAGATGGTTTATGGAAGCAATGCAAGCTCAGAGTGTTGATGTTGTCCAGCGCATGAAGGAGATAACTCAAGTGATGCAGACTCCTGAGCAAGTCTTGGAAGCTCAAGGTGTTAATTCAGAGGATATTGAAG ATATGCTTGATGAGCTACAAGAGCATGTCGAGTCGATTGACATGGCCAATG ACCTTCACTCTATTGGTGGGCTGCATCCTCTTCTTGGATATCTTAAGAATCCCCATGCAAATATTCGAGCCAAAGCTGcagaagttgtgaccactatCGTTCAGAATAACCCACGAAGTCAACAACTGGTGATGGAATTGAATGGTTTAGAGTCGCTTCTCATGAACTTTACTTCAGACCCTGATGTCACTGCTCGGACCAAAGCTCTTGGTGCTATATCCT CTTTAATCCGATACAACAAACCTGGTATTGCTGCATTCCGACTTGCAAATGGTTATGCAGGCTTGAGAGATGCTCTTGGCTCCGAGAGTGTAAGATTTCAAAG GAAAGCCCTTAACTTAGTCCATTACCTGCTGCATGAAAATACTTCAGATTGCCACATAGTGAATGAACTCGGATTTCCTCGTATTATGCTACACCTGGCATCCAGTGATGATGCTGAGGTACGGGAAGCTGCTCTTCGTGGCCTCCTCGAACTTGCCAAGGACAAGACAGGTGAGAATGGTGGAGGGTTAGGTGAAGATGATGACAAGTTAAAGCAGGTTCTGGAGGAACGGATAAAGGGAATCAGTTTACTGTCACCTGAAGATCTTGGGGCAGCTAGGGAAGAAAGGCAGCTTGTCGATTCACTCTGGAACACCTGCTACAAAGAACCATCATCTCTCCGTGAAAAGGGTCTTCTTGTTCTTCCTGGAGAGGATGCACCACCTCCTGATGTTGCTAGTAAGCATTTTGAACCTCCTCTGAGAGCTTGGTCGGGAAGGCCTCCGGCTGATACAAGTCCTAAAACCGAAAAGAAAGAAACTCCTTTATTGCTGGGCTTAGGTTCTGCACCTGCACCTGCACCTGCACCTGAAGCTAGAGATGTTACTTCCAGTTCCACATCGAATACGAAAGAAGAAGTGGATTCGACTTCATAA